TTTGAAGAAGTTGAGGATATTATTGCATTTTTCTATAAAAAAATATTAAATAGTGAAGTTCATCCTTCAATTGTTTTAGATTCAAATTATGATATTTGGACTCTTGGAATTACTCAAAAGTAAAGGAAATAATATGTCAATAAATTGTATAAGAACATTAATAGAAGAAGCTAATGTATCAAACCCTGATAAAATAGCAATTATTCATGGCCAAGAAAAATTAACTTATAGTGAATTATTTACTAAAGTTAATCAAATTGCTTATTATTTAGATGAATTAAATATGCCTAGTAAAAGTAGAATTGGTGTTTATTCAAATAAAGGAATTGATCAAGTAATTGCAATGCTTGCTATTTTATCAACTGATTATATTTTAGTTCCATTAACAAAACTTTTAAAATCAGAGCAAGTTGAGTATATAATCAATGATTGTAATATAGAGTGTATTATTACTGATAAAGTAAAATTAGAATCTATTGAAGAGATTAACTTTACAGGTTCAATTATCTCTTATGAAACAACACACAAAGACCTGCCCTCTTTTGAAGAGATTTACAAATATTATAATAAACCTTATGAATGTAATATTTCAGGTCATCAAAATGCAGCTATTACTTATTCATTTGGAATGGGTGGAAAACCAAAAGGTATTGTAATTTCACATAGAAACTTTATTGATTCTGCACGTGTAGTATCACAATATCTAGATTTAAAAGAAGATGATGTGATTTCAGGACTTTTGATTTTTAATCTAGATTATGGATTAAATCAAATCTTTTGTTCATTATATAAAAGAGCTACATTAGCTTTACATAGATTTGTATTACCAAATGACTTCTTTAATCATTTAATAAATGATAAAGTAACTGTTTTACCTATTATGCCTATTACAATTACAGATATGTTTGATGAAGAAGAAAATAGACTTCCAAGTAGTGAACTTTTAGAAAATGTAAGAATTATTACATCTTCAGGTGGAAATGTAACAAATAAAATGATTACAGATATTGAAAAATATTTTAAAACTGCAAAATTTTATTCTATGCATGGGTTAACAGAAGCCTTTAGATCTACTTATTTAGATCCATCTCAGCTTAAAATAAGACCTGATTCAATTGGAAAAGCTATTCCTGATGTTGAATTATATGTAATTGATGAAGATGGGAATGAGTGTCCCCCAAGAGTTGTAGGTGAGTTAATTCATAGAGGTGGATATATATATCAAGGATACTGGAAAGGTCCAAAACAAACTAAGCAAAGATTTAAATCAGCACAAATACTTAAAAACATTATAAACCTTGATGGCGAGTTAAATGATGAAATAGTTGTAGCAACTGGAGATTATGTATATAAAGATGAAGAAGGTTATCTTTACTTTGTCTCAAGAGATGATAATATGATTAAAACAAGAGGTTTTAGAGTAAGTCCTTATGAAATAAAATCTGTAGTTTGTAAAAATATTTCTGAAATTAATCAATGTGCAGTATTTTCAATAGAAAATGAAGAGATTGAAGAAGAAATAGTTTTAGTTTATACAGCAAATAATGAACTAAGTTCAAAAGAGATTATTTTTGAATTAAAAAAACATCTAGCATCATATATGATTCCATCAAGAATAATATATAAAAAATCTTTACCTCTTATTCCTTCTGATAAAAATAAGATAAATATAGACGAATTAAAAAAAGAATTAATTATTAAATAATTATAAATATAGCATCAAGCTATATTTATAAAAAACTCACTTTTTATTGACTAACGTCAATTACTCCTAAAATAAATTATATTATAATTACTACAATATAAAAAAAAGGATCTAACAATGAAAAAAATTATTATTGCAGCATCAGTATTAACAGCATGTGTAGCATTCGCTAACCCTTACGCAAAATGTGCAGGTTGTCATGGAGCAAATGGAGAAAAAGTAGCATTAGGTAAATCAAAAGTTATTAAAGATATGACTAAAGCAGATTTCGTTGCAGCTTTAAAAGGTTACCAAGATGGATCTTACGGAGGACCTATGAAAGGTTTAATGAAAGGTCAAGTTAAAGGTATGGACGAAGCTACTATGAATGCGATTGCAGATAAAATAGCAAAATAATTCTATCAATACTTAATAATAGCTAGCTTTTAGCTAGTCTATTATTTTTACTTACTTTATACAAATTCTATTCTATCACGACCATTATCTTTAGCTTTATACACACCTTTATCAGCTTTTTGTATCATTTCATCAACATTATTACAATCACTTAAAAAAGAAACACCAATACTTACAGTAATTGAAATATCTCGTAAAGGATGATATAATTTTTTTGATTTAATATCTTCTTTTAACTCATTTAACTTTTGTAAAATATGGTTTTTAGTGATAAAACATAATATTATAAACTCTTCACCACCATATCTATAAACTTCTCCATTAAGAACTTCTGCATGTTTTTTTAATTTATTAGCTAAATAAATAAGAGCTTTATCCCCTGCTTCATGTCCAAAGTTATCATTTATACCTTTAAATCTATCAGCATCAATAAATATTGCACTTAAAAAAGAAGAATTACTTTGTCTTGAAAAAACTTTTAAATCATCTTCCATTTTTCGTCTATTATAAACCTTAGTTAAATGGTCTCTATTCATCTGATCTTTTAAAAGTTCTTTTTCTCTTAATAGTTCTTCAATTAGATTATCTTTATAATTTTCTTCTAGGTTTGTATTTTTTTGTTCTATGATTTTTCCTAAAGAAAACTCAAAACAATCTTTTGAAGAAGAATAATCTATTTTTTTACACTCAATTACAAGTAAAGGTGAATCTTTTCCTAAGCCATTTGTAATTGTTAAATTATCAAATTGTTTTATTGAGTATTCAATATTATCATTTACAATTTTAGGTTCAAGAAGTATTTTTTTCCAATATTTATTATTTTCTTTACTAAGAACTAGTATTTTTTTCAATAAAATATCTTCAAACAACTCTTTTGAAACTGAAATCTTTTGCATCTTATATAATTTCCTAAAATAATCTATTAAAACTATATCAAGTAATAACTTAGCTATATATTTGGAATATGTTCAAAAATATATTATAATAAGTTTTTCTTATAATATATTCATAAGTATTTAATATACTATATTGTATTATCTAAAAAATTTATTTAAGGACTTATAATGACTTTAAGAGAAAAATTTTCTCCCATGTGTTTTTTATCAGCATTAGGTGCTGGTGGTTTATCAGTATCATTTTTTATGTATTTAATGTTTTTAGTACCTCATGAAGGTGCTCCAATGGCAACTTTTGATTTTATATACCCTCAACTATTAAAAGGGAACTGGCTATCTTTAGTATCTGCTTTTTCACTTGTATTTATAATTGCTTTTGCATTTTTACATTTTAAACTCTTAATTTGGAATACAAAACAATTTAATATGTATAAGAAATCAGATACATATAAAGAATTAAAGAATTCAAATGCAGAAATTACTTTAATGACAATACCACTTACCTTTACAATGACGATAAATGTATGTTTTGTTTTAGGAGCTGTTTTTGTTCCAGGTCTTTGGGGAATTGTTGAGTACTTATTTCCTTTTGCGTTAATAGGATTTATGATAACAGGATTCTTTGGATTAAAAATATTTTTTAATTACTTTTCAAGAATTATTATAAATGGCGATTTTGATTTTACAAAAAACAATAATCTTTCACAAATGATTTCAATTTTTGCTTTTGCAATGATTGCTGTTGGTTTTGCAGCTCCTGGAGCTATGAGTCATAATATTGAAATAAATGCGATTGGTATTTTTGGTGCATTATTCTTTATGGCTTTATCACTTTTACTATTAGTAATAAAACTTACAATTGGTTTTAAAAATATGTTTGAACATGGTATTTCAGCTGAAGCATCTCCATCTTTATGGATTATTATTCCTATTTTAACACTTTTAGGAATTACAGGTGTTAGAATCTCTTTTGGGCTTGACCATAATTTTGGTGCAACTGTTGATAAGTCTTCATTATTCACTCTTACTTCAATTATTGTTTCTTTACAAATTATATTTGGAGTATTAGGCTATAAAATCATGAATCAACTAGGATATTTTGAAAAATTTGTTGATGGAAAAGATAAATCATCTGTATCATTTGCACTAATCTGTCCTGGTGTTGCATTTATGGTATTTGGAATGTTTTTTATAAACTTTGGACTTACTTTTAATGGTATTATTGATAAATATTCACTTGCATATTTTATTCTTATGCTACCTTTTATTTTTGTTCAATACAAAACAGTTATTTATTTCTTTAAATTAAAGAAAAAGTTCTTTTTTTAATAAATAGAAAAATTATAAAATGGTACAATCTCTATATTAAAAATAGAGGCTGTTACCTATGACAAAAAGCAAAAAACTTAGAAATATTCTTTTACTCTCTACACTCATATTATTTACTGCATGTTCACAAAAAGAACCTCTTGTAAAAGTAAAGAAAAATGATCTGATAAAAAGTACAAAACTTGCAAACAATAACTTTATGAATCAAAATAAAGAAAGTGATAAATATCTATCAAAATATTTTAGACCATGGAATCAAAGTAAAGCTACATACAATTTAAAAGATGCAACTTGGGGTTTTTCATACAAAAATAAAACTGTATATTTAGAAAACCATATAAAAGCAGATGAAAAATGGTTTAATAAACAAATTGATAATTCAAATTTTGAAAAATACAATACTTTACTAAAGAAAGCAATTACACTAAAAAACACTAATATTAGAGTTTTCCCAACATCATCACCAATGTTTTATAATCCAAATAAAGCAGGTGAAGGTTTTCCTTTTGATTACAACCAGAACTCTGCTATTAAAATAAATACTCCAATATTTGTTTCTCATTATTCAAAAGATAAAGCATGGGTTTATATGCAATCTAATAGTGTTGGAGGATGGATTCATATTAGAGACATAGCATTTGTTGATAAAGAATTTATCAATGAGTTTAAAACAAACAACTACAGTGTAGCAATAGAAGAAAAGTTTCCAATATATGACAATACTTTTAGAGAATATGTAAAAGTAGCTACTATTTTTCCAAAAGCAGCAAATAAATATATTATTGCAAAAAAAGATTTTGATAATAATGCAATAATTACATATATTGATATAGACCCAAATTCAGTTGAATCAATGCCTTTAGAATTTAATTCTAGAAATAGAATAAAAATTGCAAAAGCATTACTAGATGAACCTTATGGTTGGGGTGGATTATTAAACAATAGAGATTGTTCAAGTTTTACACAAGATTTTTTTGCTCCATTTGGAAAGTACCTTTCTAGAAACTCAAAAGCACAAACAAAAAATGGTAAATATCATGACATCTCAAGTTTTACAAAAAAACAAAAAAAAGAATATATAAGAAAAAATGCAATTCCTTTTTCTACATTAGTGTATTTAAAAGGTCATATTATGCTTTATATTGGACAAAAACAAAATGAACCACTTGTAATGCACAATATGTGGAGTGTAAGACTTAAGAACAAATATGGAAAGAAATATCGACATATTATTGGAAAAGCTACAATTACAACACTAGAACCAGGAAAAGAGTTAAAAGATTTTGATGAAAACAACAATATTCTTAGACAAGTTAAAGGTATTGTAATATTATAAAACTTATATAAAACACCTACAGAATAATTTCTGTTAGTAATATACTGACATATAAATCGAAAGGAATATATTATGAATGTATTACTAACAGGCTCAAATGGATATATTGGAAGAAGATTAAAACAAAAATTAATTGAAAAAGAAGATATTAATCTAAGACTTTTTGTTCGAGATAAGAAAATTCTATCTTCAAAAAAACACAAAAATATTGAAGTGGTTGAAGGTGATACTTTTGATAAAGAAAAACTAAAAATAGCACTTAAAGACATTGATATAGCTTATTATTTAGTTCACTCTTTAAATAATGAAAACTACAAAGAACTTGATAAAATTTCGGCTCAAAACTTTATTGATATTGCAAAAGAATGCGGTGTAAAAAGAGTGATTTATTTAGGTGGTCTTGGAGTTAAAAATGAGAATACAAGCGAGCATTTATTAAGTAGATTAGAAACAGGAGAAATACTTTCTTCAAGAAAAGAAGTACAAAATATATGGATTAGAGCTGGAGTTATAATAGGTTCAGGAAGTACAAGCTTTGAAATTATTAGAAATTTAACAGAAAAACTTCCAATAATGACAACTCCAAAATGGGTTGAAACAAAAGCACAGCCAATTGGTGTTGATGATGTTATTGCTTATTTATTAGAATCTTTATATATAAAAGAAAAAGATAACCTTGTAGTTGATATTGGAAGTGAACAATTAACTTACAAAGAAATGATGCTTCAATCAGCTAAGGCTTTAGGGCTTAAAAGAGTGATAATTCCTCTTCCTTTTTTAACAATAAATATCTCATCATATTGGTTAAATCTTTTTACTCCTGTTCCATTTGGAGTTGCAAAAGCACTAATTGAAGGATTAAAATCAGAAGTAATAATTCAAAATGACAATGCAAAAAAATATTATCCAAATATAATACCAACAAAATTTATAGATGCAGTAAAACAAGCAGTTGTAGTAATACAACAGAATCAAGTAATTTCTAGATGGAGTGATAACCTTGGAAAAGATTGGAATAAAGACCATTCAAAAGAAATAGCAGATGCAATATTTTTAGATAGAAAAGAATTTGATATTAGTAATATTCCAAAAGAAAAAGTATATGCAAGTTTTATTAGTATTGGTGGGAAAAATGGTTGGTTTGAATTTGATTTTCTTTGGGAAATTCGAGGCTTTATTGATAAAATGATTGGTGGAGTTGGACTAAAAAGAGGAAGAAGAGACCAATATAATCTTAGAATTGGAGATAGCTTAGATTTTTGGAAAGTAGTTGATATCAAAAAAAATGAAAGATTACTTTTATTTGCTCAAATGAAACTACCAGGAAGAGCTTGGTTAGAGTTTAAAATCAAAGATAATAAACTAATCCAAACAGCTTATTATTATCCAAAAGGACTTTTTGGAAGAATATATTGGTATTCACTTGTACCTATTCATTATTTTGTATTTAAAAATATGATAAGTAATATTGTTAAAAAAGCTAAGAGTTCATAAATAAATATTCAAATATCTATTTAGTGAAATAAACCATATTTGAAGATACGTCAGTTTTAATAAAATACCAAGTTTCGTCTCTTAAAATCAATTCTTGGCAAACTAATAAACCAACAAATTGACCTGAATAACAATCATCTTGAGAACAAGCTTTTGTAAAAGCTTCTTCCCAAATAGTATTGCGCCAAGTATTTCTTGGAAAGATACTTCTCACGACAAGTTTTGAATTACTCTTTAGTTTTTCATCAATAATATCATTAATTGTTTCAATCATTATCTGATATGAAGATTTAGACAGTCTAAGTTTACAGATTTCAAAATAGTTTTTATGCCAAACTTCATCTATAGTATTTTCATTAATATTCTTTAACATCATTACTACTTTTTAAATATTATATATAAAGTATAATCTTTTTATATTAATAAGTAAGTATAATATATATACTTTATTCAGATTTTCTTAAATAAATAATTCTATAAATCATAGGTACAAAATAAAGATTTAAAATCGTAGCCCATAATATTCCAAAACCTAAAGATACAGCCATTGGCTGTAAAATCAAGGCTTGACCTGAAGAGAAGAAAATAAGAGTAGAAAGTCCTAGTATTGTTGTAACTGATGTTAATAATATTGGTCTTAATCTCATTTTTGCTAACTCTACCATTTCAGCTAAAGTTTTTGCTTTTTTAATAAAGTCCATCATAATAATTCCATCATTTACAATAACACCCGCAAGTCCTACTATTCCAATTAAACTTGGCATTGAAACATTTATTCCCATTACAACGTGACCTATTAAGACACCTAAAACAGATAAGGGAATTGTACTTAAAATGATTAGAGGTTTTACAATTGAGTCAAACATCCAAACAAGTGCCATAAAGATAAGAATAACAGCTATTAAAGCAGCCTGCCCCATTTCTCTTTGCACTTTCTCATTTTCTTGTTGTTCACCTTTTATTTCTAAAGTAACAGTTTTTCTAAGCTCATCGATATCACTTTGTATTGTTTGAAAAACTTCAGCTGATGTAACTTTGTTTAAAGAAGCTGTTACACTTATAATTTGCTCATTATTCTCTTTAAATATTTGTGAATATGCAGGTACTTTTATAAAATCAACAACTTCACTTAAAAGAACTTTTTGACCACTTGAAGTAGTGATTTCAAAAGTATCTAAACTATTTAAAATATCTTTTGATTTACTCTCAAAAATAATATCAACAATACCTTGATTATCAAACATTTTTGAGTAAGTTCCTTTAAAATAAAAAGGTCTTAATTCATTTAATATAGTCTCTTCACTAATTCCAATATTATTTCCATAAGAGTTTACTTTAAACTTTAATTCATAATTTCCTGTTAGTGCATCATCAGCTATATTTGAAACTCCATTTGTTTTAGAAAAAGAATCTTTTAATTTTTTAACAGCAAGTGCTACTTTTTCTTTTTCTCCTGAAACTGCTATTTCAATATCATTTTTAACAATTCCAGCTTGTGGAACAAATACTTTTAATTCATCATACGTTCCAGAACTAATATCAGCACTTAAAATCTCTTTTAACTGCTCTTCCATATCTTGAGCTGCAATATTTCTAATCATATTAGTATTGTCATATTTTGGCGAAAGATAAGGGTTTACAAACTCTTCAAAAATATTTGTAGGTGCTCTTTCATGTAAGTTTACAAATATATGAAAATAAAACTCTTCATAATGAGGTTGATTTTTACCATCAAGTTTCATTCCCGTAACTGAAGATACTGAACTTACTACATTTTTAAAATCAACTGAGTTTAATATCTTCTTTTCAATATCAAATACAAGTTGTTCTGTTTGTTCAATTTTTTTACCAACTCCAACAGAACCTGTTATATATATTTGAGTTGAATCAAAAGAAGGCATAAACTCAAACTTTTGAGTTTTGAATATAATTACAGATGAACCGATAATTGTAGCTATCATAATGATTATTGCAATATATTTCCATTTTAATAAAAACTCTAAAATATTTCCATATAGCTTATAGTTAAAATCCCAAACTTTGTGAGATTTTCTTTCATCTTTACTTACTTTTAGTATTTCTTGTGCATGTAGAGGTAAAAAGAAAAATGCTTCTACAAGTGAACTTATAAGAAGTATTGTAATCATTACAGGAAGTATTTGCATAAACTTCCCTACTTCTCCTGTCATTAGTAATATTGGTAAAAAAGCAAATATTGTTGTTGCTGTTGCTGTTAAAACAGCAGGGAACATTTCTAATGCTCCATCACGTGCTGCTGTAAACTTATCTTTGCCCATTTCAAGATGTCTATAGATATTTTCACCTACAACAATTGCTTCATCAACAAGCATTCCTAAAGCAATTAAAGCTCCAAGCAAAGAAAGCATATTTAAACTATATCCCATATAATCAGCACCAATTAAACCAATCATAAAGGAAGTTGGAATTCCAATTGCTATTACAATAGCAATTCTTACATTTATAAATATAAATAGTGCAATAAATAGTAAAATTAAACCAAATAAAATATTTGAAACAACAGTATTAAGTCTATTTTTAATCCAAATAGAAGTATCAATATAAGTATCAAACTCTAAATTCTCATACTTTTTATCAAAATCTTTTGCAATTTCTTTGATTTGTTTTACAAGTTCAATTGCATCACCTTCTACACCTTTATTTATTCCTACTGCAATATTTGTTTTTGCATTAAAATGAGAGATATCTGCTACATCACCTAGTGTATATTTAACATTTGCTATATCTTTTAAATAAAGAGAAGTTCCGTTTATTCGTATTAAAGTATTTTTTATTTTTTCAATATCTTTTTCACCATTATATGTAGATAAATAATAGTGCGTTGAAGAGTCTTTAATAGAACCAATTGGAAAAATAGAGCTTAAAGATTGAACTGCGTTTATAACACTTAATTTATTTAAGCCATATGCATCAATTTTTTCATCATTAAAAGTTATTAGAAGCTCTTTATCACTTTTTCCAAAAACTGAAACTTGTGATAAATCTTTTAATTGCATAACTTTTGATTTTACATCTGTAGCAACTTCAATCAAGTACTCTTTTGAAACATCTTGTTTTGATGAAACTGAAATATTTATCAAAGGAAAAGCGTGTTCAAGTGTTTTAACAGTTGGTTCATCCATATCAGAAGGTAAGTTTGTTTTAATTTTTGTAACAATATCTTTTACATCATCAACAATTTCATTTGCTTTATACCCGTCTTTTAAATCAACTTTGATATTAAAACTTCCATTTTTAATAGTAGAAGAAATAGTATCAGCAGAACTTAAACCTAAAAGTTCATCTTCAATATCTGAAACTGCAATTTTATCAAGTAATTCTGAACTTGCACCCGTGTAATAGCCACTAATAGAAACAGCATCTAAAGCAGATGGTGGAAAAATTTCTTTTGGTATTTTAAAATAAGAAAAAAAAGCAAGCAATAAAATAAAAAGAAGAAACATATGATTTAAAATAGGTTTCTTTAATGCAAACTCTATAATGCTTTTTATCATTTCTCATCTTTTAAAGGATTAAATAATAGTGAATCAATAATTTGATTTTTAAATTTCATATCTTCTAATTGTTGTGCTAAGAATTTATTTTCTTCTTGTAGTGAAATATAGTGAGCATATAATTTATTGATATCTTTACTAATATAATAAATATTGTTTCTAAAATATATTTTCGGAAAATACAAAATAACAGCAATAAAAAGTATTGAAAATACAATTACTAAAGAATTAACAGCATTTAATTTAATCAAATTTAAAAATCCTTAATTTAGAACTTCTACTTCTAGGGTTCTTTTTTATCTCTTCTTTTGTAGGAATAATTGGTTTTTTTGTAAGTATTTTTCCTAAAGCATGATTATTACCACATTCACATCTGAAAGCTTCAGGAGGACAAATACAAGACTTTGTCCATTTTTTAAAGTATTGCTTTACAATTCTATCTTCTAATGAATGAAATGAAATAATTGCAACAATACAATTTTCTAATTTTGCATCTGCCAAAGAATCAAATAATCTTTTTAAAACTCCAAGCTCATCATTTACTTCAATTCTAATACCTTGAAAAGGAAGAGTTGCTGGATGTATTTTACCTTTTGACATTTTTTGTGATAGTAATTGTGCTATTTGTTTTGCAGAAGTAAAAGGTCTATTATTAACTAT
This sequence is a window from Poseidonibacter parvus. Protein-coding genes within it:
- a CDS encoding AMP-binding protein, with translation MSINCIRTLIEEANVSNPDKIAIIHGQEKLTYSELFTKVNQIAYYLDELNMPSKSRIGVYSNKGIDQVIAMLAILSTDYILVPLTKLLKSEQVEYIINDCNIECIITDKVKLESIEEINFTGSIISYETTHKDLPSFEEIYKYYNKPYECNISGHQNAAITYSFGMGGKPKGIVISHRNFIDSARVVSQYLDLKEDDVISGLLIFNLDYGLNQIFCSLYKRATLALHRFVLPNDFFNHLINDKVTVLPIMPITITDMFDEEENRLPSSELLENVRIITSSGGNVTNKMITDIEKYFKTAKFYSMHGLTEAFRSTYLDPSQLKIRPDSIGKAIPDVELYVIDEDGNECPPRVVGELIHRGGYIYQGYWKGPKQTKQRFKSAQILKNIINLDGELNDEIVVATGDYVYKDEEGYLYFVSRDDNMIKTRGFRVSPYEIKSVVCKNISEINQCAVFSIENEEIEEEIVLVYTANNELSSKEIIFELKKHLASYMIPSRIIYKKSLPLIPSDKNKINIDELKKELIIK
- a CDS encoding c-type cytochrome, which gives rise to MKKIIIAASVLTACVAFANPYAKCAGCHGANGEKVALGKSKVIKDMTKADFVAALKGYQDGSYGGPMKGLMKGQVKGMDEATMNAIADKIAK
- a CDS encoding GGDEF domain-containing protein, which codes for MQKISVSKELFEDILLKKILVLSKENNKYWKKILLEPKIVNDNIEYSIKQFDNLTITNGLGKDSPLLVIECKKIDYSSSKDCFEFSLGKIIEQKNTNLEENYKDNLIEELLREKELLKDQMNRDHLTKVYNRRKMEDDLKVFSRQSNSSFLSAIFIDADRFKGINDNFGHEAGDKALIYLANKLKKHAEVLNGEVYRYGGEEFIILCFITKNHILQKLNELKEDIKSKKLYHPLRDISITVSIGVSFLSDCNNVDEMIQKADKGVYKAKDNGRDRIEFV
- a CDS encoding TsoY family (seleno)protein; amino-acid sequence: MTLREKFSPMCFLSALGAGGLSVSFFMYLMFLVPHEGAPMATFDFIYPQLLKGNWLSLVSAFSLVFIIAFAFLHFKLLIWNTKQFNMYKKSDTYKELKNSNAEITLMTIPLTFTMTINVCFVLGAVFVPGLWGIVEYLFPFALIGFMITGFFGLKIFFNYFSRIIINGDFDFTKNNNLSQMISIFAFAMIAVGFAAPGAMSHNIEINAIGIFGALFFMALSLLLLVIKLTIGFKNMFEHGISAEASPSLWIIIPILTLLGITGVRISFGLDHNFGATVDKSSLFTLTSIIVSLQIIFGVLGYKIMNQLGYFEKFVDGKDKSSVSFALICPGVAFMVFGMFFINFGLTFNGIIDKYSLAYFILMLPFIFVQYKTVIYFFKLKKKFFF
- a CDS encoding SH3 domain-containing protein produces the protein MTKSKKLRNILLLSTLILFTACSQKEPLVKVKKNDLIKSTKLANNNFMNQNKESDKYLSKYFRPWNQSKATYNLKDATWGFSYKNKTVYLENHIKADEKWFNKQIDNSNFEKYNTLLKKAITLKNTNIRVFPTSSPMFYNPNKAGEGFPFDYNQNSAIKINTPIFVSHYSKDKAWVYMQSNSVGGWIHIRDIAFVDKEFINEFKTNNYSVAIEEKFPIYDNTFREYVKVATIFPKAANKYIIAKKDFDNNAIITYIDIDPNSVESMPLEFNSRNRIKIAKALLDEPYGWGGLLNNRDCSSFTQDFFAPFGKYLSRNSKAQTKNGKYHDISSFTKKQKKEYIRKNAIPFSTLVYLKGHIMLYIGQKQNEPLVMHNMWSVRLKNKYGKKYRHIIGKATITTLEPGKELKDFDENNNILRQVKGIVIL
- a CDS encoding SDR family oxidoreductase; the protein is MNVLLTGSNGYIGRRLKQKLIEKEDINLRLFVRDKKILSSKKHKNIEVVEGDTFDKEKLKIALKDIDIAYYLVHSLNNENYKELDKISAQNFIDIAKECGVKRVIYLGGLGVKNENTSEHLLSRLETGEILSSRKEVQNIWIRAGVIIGSGSTSFEIIRNLTEKLPIMTTPKWVETKAQPIGVDDVIAYLLESLYIKEKDNLVVDIGSEQLTYKEMMLQSAKALGLKRVIIPLPFLTINISSYWLNLFTPVPFGVAKALIEGLKSEVIIQNDNAKKYYPNIIPTKFIDAVKQAVVVIQQNQVISRWSDNLGKDWNKDHSKEIADAIFLDRKEFDISNIPKEKVYASFISIGGKNGWFEFDFLWEIRGFIDKMIGGVGLKRGRRDQYNLRIGDSLDFWKVVDIKKNERLLLFAQMKLPGRAWLEFKIKDNKLIQTAYYYPKGLFGRIYWYSLVPIHYFVFKNMISNIVKKAKSS
- a CDS encoding efflux RND transporter permease subunit, with protein sequence MIKSIIEFALKKPILNHMFLLFILLLAFFSYFKIPKEIFPPSALDAVSISGYYTGASSELLDKIAVSDIEDELLGLSSADTISSTIKNGSFNIKVDLKDGYKANEIVDDVKDIVTKIKTNLPSDMDEPTVKTLEHAFPLINISVSSKQDVSKEYLIEVATDVKSKVMQLKDLSQVSVFGKSDKELLITFNDEKIDAYGLNKLSVINAVQSLSSIFPIGSIKDSSTHYYLSTYNGEKDIEKIKNTLIRINGTSLYLKDIANVKYTLGDVADISHFNAKTNIAVGINKGVEGDAIELVKQIKEIAKDFDKKYENLEFDTYIDTSIWIKNRLNTVVSNILFGLILLFIALFIFINVRIAIVIAIGIPTSFMIGLIGADYMGYSLNMLSLLGALIALGMLVDEAIVVGENIYRHLEMGKDKFTAARDGALEMFPAVLTATATTIFAFLPILLMTGEVGKFMQILPVMITILLISSLVEAFFFLPLHAQEILKVSKDERKSHKVWDFNYKLYGNILEFLLKWKYIAIIIMIATIIGSSVIIFKTQKFEFMPSFDSTQIYITGSVGVGKKIEQTEQLVFDIEKKILNSVDFKNVVSSVSSVTGMKLDGKNQPHYEEFYFHIFVNLHERAPTNIFEEFVNPYLSPKYDNTNMIRNIAAQDMEEQLKEILSADISSGTYDELKVFVPQAGIVKNDIEIAVSGEKEKVALAVKKLKDSFSKTNGVSNIADDALTGNYELKFKVNSYGNNIGISEETILNELRPFYFKGTYSKMFDNQGIVDIIFESKSKDILNSLDTFEITTSSGQKVLLSEVVDFIKVPAYSQIFKENNEQIISVTASLNKVTSAEVFQTIQSDIDELRKTVTLEIKGEQQENEKVQREMGQAALIAVILIFMALVWMFDSIVKPLIILSTIPLSVLGVLIGHVVMGINVSMPSLIGIVGLAGVIVNDGIIMMDFIKKAKTLAEMVELAKMRLRPILLTSVTTILGLSTLIFFSSGQALILQPMAVSLGFGILWATILNLYFVPMIYRIIYLRKSE